The following nucleotide sequence is from Pseudonocardia sp. C8.
TGCCAGGCGTCTCCGTGGACGACACTGTCGGACTGGTCGATCCCCAAATTGCCCAGTTGTTCGCGCAGCTCCTCGACACGTCGGACCAACCAGTCTCGGTCGTCCCCAGGCAGATGCTGGGCTGCGGCAACGCGCTCGTCGATTCCCGCGAAGGGATCGAAGCGGGGTAGCTTCGGGTGCGTCGGCGGGCTGAGCGCGTGCAACGATCGCAAGACTGCACCGAGTTCTGCCGTCGTGGCCGGGCGATGCTCCGGTAGCTGTTCCCACCAGGTCACGGGCCGACTGCCCACGACGGTCGGCTGCTGAACGCCGTCGAGCGCCCTGACCACAGCGAGGTCGGAGTCGGTGAGCCATCGAGCGACCTCGACCTGCCGCGCGGCGTTGTCGTGGGTGTGCTCAGGCCCGATCCGTGCAACGACACGGCCGGGTAGCTGGTACATCACGTTGGAGCCATCGCGAATCATGACCGCGTTCGTGGCATCGAGGCCAGCCAGTTGCGCTGCAGTGGCGAGTACGTTGTCTGCCGTCTCCAGAGGTGCCGTCACCCCGCTGATGGTGTCAGGTCGACGGCCGCCCCAACGTGGCGATGTCGTGCCGCAGCTCGGCGACGTCGCTGAACTGCACGTGCGGGGTGGCACTTCGAGCAAGGCCGTGGAGTTCGGTCATGAGCCGTTTCGACCGTAGTGCGGCGGTGTCGATCACGGCTTGGCGGCCGATCGGCACAGCTTCCCGCGGGTACCCGGTCGACATCATCAATGAGGCAAGCCGGACGCGGGAGAACGTGCGCGAGCGAGGATAGTCAGCCGCCTGTAGCTCGACTGCGGTGGTGAGCCGACCGGCCGCCAGCTCCGGGTTGCCGCGGGCCTGTGCGATGGGGATCAATGCCTTCCCGGTGCTGCCCTGGTGCTCGGCGGCGTCGTAGTAGCAGAGCCAGGGCGGGTCCGCGTCGGGGTCGTGGTCAGTGAAGTGGGCGTCAGCACGGTCGACGTCGGCTTGCGCTTCGGCGTGCCGGCCGGTCAGCGCCAGTAGCCGGGCTCGGATCGTCGTCAGCATCGCCCGAGCCGTGGCGGTGAGTCGATCAGCGCGTACTTGGGCGAACTCGATCAGTTCCAAGGCGTCGTCGAGATCGCCCAGGTACGCGGCTTTGCGTGCCATCTCCGCCAGCGTGTTGGCCCGCAGCGCCCACGAGCCGGCTTCGTCGGCGCACCAGAGGGCGAACTGGAAGCACCGGTCAGCGGCGGCGTAGTTGGCGATGTCGAACGCCGAGAAGGCAACGACGCTGGCCAGGTTGCCGACCGCTTCAGCGACGCACCGGTGCACCTGGTTGGGGGCCTGGACGTCCAGAAGCTGCCCTGACCAGCGCAATTGCGCCGCTGCGGCCTCACAGGAGAGGCCCCCGCCGAACAGGTTCTCCGACATCGCTACGGCACGAGTGGTCGCGCGCACGTGTTCGACCTCTGTCCAGCCGAGCCGTGTGGGCAACGGTGTCTCGACGACGGTGCTGGCCAAGAAGTCGCGCGGGCCATTTCCGATGTCGATTCGGCCCCGATAGTTGTGGGCGCGCCTGGGAGTCGTGACCTCAGTCAACGGCTGTTGAGACCGGAAGGTATCGCTTGTTCCGATGCCCCGCGTCGTCGCCGGCACAGGGCTGGGGTTGTCGTCGATTACGAGGAGGTTTGCCAGCTCTGCCGGGGTCACGCTGAGCGCGCGTGCCAGCTTGGGTTGCAGGTCCGGCCGCGGTGCCACCTCCCCGGACTCCCACCGGTAGATCGTCGACCGCTCGACACCAAGCACGGCGGCAAGTTGTTCCTGGGTCAGCCCGATGGCGTGACGCTGGCGCGCGAGCCGGTCCCGCTTACCTGGCACGTGACCACCCCTCGCCGTCAACCGCATCCATCCGATCCCGCCAGCATATGCGCAGTTCACAGGCTTGCGCGCAGCAACCGTGCAGCATCTGTGCAGCGATTCTGCTCTGGTTCATCGTGCACCCCGCCGGTTGACTGCCAGCTGAGCACCCCACCGAAGCGGACACGGACCGCTTGGCGAACACCGGTGCTCGGACCTGAATAAGGGGCTCGCTGCTTACGAGGAGACATTGTGACGCTCCCTCAGCGATTCGTGGGCGAAAGCGCACCACGATCCCGTTGCGTAGACCGTCGGCTCGCACCGCACGCCATCCCGCACCGTCCGACCGGTGCAGGCTCGCCGCCCTCCGCGTATCGAGCGATCGGGAGGAACCGGTGCTGATGAGACGACTGCTGACGACCCACCGTCGCTCGCGCGTGCGTAGCGAGAACGCACATGTGCACGACCGCATCCCATGCCGGGATGGGCGCGGACGACGCGCGCGCATCACAGTCCACGAGCTGGCAAGCGGGAATGTACGGGTCGAATTCCCTGCGCACGGTCCCATCACCGTGCAACCGCTCGACGTTGGGCGTCTGCGTCGAGCACTCCGGTCAGCCGCAGCGCCGCCCGAAGCGGCAACGTGCCCCCGGCAAGGCTACTTCGCTTCATAGGTCTACTGACCCGCCGCGCCGCCGACGGCTTCACAGCCGCAGCGCACACAGGCCGCGGTGGAGGTGAAGCGCGCCCCGACCTTCACCTCCACCGCGCACCACCGACCAAGGAATCCGGAGAATGAGCGCCAGAATCGACACTGCTTCCTCGCACTCACACCACATCGAGACGGCCGCACTCTCGGGTAAGCCCGGAATTCACCGTCATCCTCGCCACGCGGTCGTGATCGCCTCCGGCGGCCTTGATTCGACCGTGCTCGCCTACTGGCTCCATGCCCGCGGAACGCAGTTGACCCTCCTGTCCTTCGATTACGGCCAGCGTCATCGAGTCGAACTGCGCTACGCGGCGGCAGTGGCATCGGCCCTGGAAACGCGTCATGAGGTGGTCGACCTGTCCGCGCTGGGACGCGTGCTCGGCGGATCAGCGTTGACCGACTCGGGTGTAGGGGTTCCGGACGGCCACTACACCGACGAAACGATGCGGGCCACCGTGGTTCCCAACCGCAACGCCATCATGCTCGACATCGCGGTGGCGATGGCGGTTGTCACGAAGGCCGACGCGGTCGCGTTCGGTGCTCACGCTGGCGACCACCCGATCTACCCGGACTGCCGGGAGAGCTTTACGACGAGCTTCGCGCGAACGGCGCACGTGGCGAACGAAGGGTTTCTCCCCAGCGACTTCCAGCTGGTGGTGCCGTTCCTGGCTAACTCCAAGACCGACATCGTGCGACTGGGTGCCGCGCTTGGCGTCCCGTTCGAGCAGACGTGGTCGTGCTACCGCGGCGGTGCACAGCATTGCGGCACGTGCGGCACGTGCACGGAGCGCCGAGAAGCGTTCCGCGACGCAGGCGTGACCGACCCGACGACCTACGCCGTGAGGGACGCGTGATGGCGGCCGATGCGCAGCCGGACCGCATGGAAAGACCTGAGTGGGGCCGTCTTTCCCGTCCCGACGCGCGTGTGCTGGGATGCGCGTTCGCCTCACGAGATGATGGGATCGTTCCCGCCACTCAGGCGGCGCCGACTTTAGCGCACGTGGAAACCACAGCACCAGCGGGCACTCCTGCCACTCCGCAATCGCACTCGTTGATGCCTTTCTTGAGCGAGAAGCATCTCCGTCGAGCGCTGCGCGAGTGCGGGCGACGGTCTTCCAGTCCTGGAGCCGACCGGATGACCTGGGGTGATCTTCGTCGGCAGGCAGGAGTAGTGATTCCAGACCTCGCCGCGCAGCTCGCTACGGGTACGTGGTGCCCTGGACCGCTTCGAGAGCTGACGATTCCCACCTACACCGGGAAAGCGATGCCGACCGCGATCCCCACGGTAGTGGATCGGCTCATACACCGGGCGGTGCGGAACGCGGTGGAGCCGGTGCTTGAAGCACGGGCGTTCGCGTGTTGGGTCTCAGGATACCGGCCACGGCGGAACCGCAACACGGCACTTCGCCAGGCGGCGGGATTCTTGTCCGATGGGTACCGATGCGTGGCCGACATCGACGCAGCCAGGGTTTCCGAGGGCGTCGGTGTCGACGAAGCGGTGGACTGGTTCGCTGAGTGCGTCCATGACGGCACCTTCCTTCGCCTGCTTCGCACCGTGCTCGCAGGATTGCCCAGTCCTGTGGTGCCGGGGTCAGGACTGGCTCCACTCCTGATCAACCTTCGTCTGTCGCAAGTAGACAGAAGGCTATCGGGCCTTCGGGTCGTGCGGTTCGCCGACAACTACTGCGCTTTCACCGAAACGGTCGCGGACGCCGAGGAAGCATTCCGGTGCATCAGTGACGCCATGGCTGCTGTGCGGCTGGAGCCCAACGCGGCCAAGAGCCGCGTGCGACGCCAGGCCAATGCCGAAGACCTCTTCCTCATCGACGGATAGCGCAATGAGCCTTGATTGGATCGAAATCCCGGGCGGCACGTGTTTGTTTGGAGACCAAGCACGCCCTATCACGGTGCCCACGCTGCTGTGGACACGCACGCCGATCACCCAGGCACAACTGGGCGACGTCCCCCGCGAACACCGTCCAGCTACACATATTGACCAGTCCACGGCTGACCGCGTCTCTTGCCAGCTCGGGGGAAGACTGCCCCGCTCAGTGGAGTGGGAGTGGATGGCCTCCGGAGCCGAACGACGGGTGTGGCCATGGGGGAACGCGCCCTGGGGTCCCAAGTTGGCCAATCTCCGGGACTCGGGCTACGAGGACACGACCGATGTTGCCGCACATCCGGAGGGGGCGACGCCGGATGGGATGCTCGACGTGGCAGGGAATGTCTGGGAGTGGACCGCCAGCTCCACTATGGGAGACGGCTTCGTGATCCGCGGCGGCTCCTATGCCTCGCCGCCCCTGTACGCGCGGTGCACGTTCCTCAACTCCGCACCGGCCGAACTTCGGTCTCCCGGCATCGGGTTCCGGGTGGTGCGTGAGCCGTGACGACACCTGTTCCCGCTGAACACGGTTTGATCGTCGCTGGATGCTCGCGGCGGAAGAAGTCGACCCCGGCGCCGATCCCCGCCTTGGACCTCTACGAGGGCGGGTGCATTCCCGGACTTCGGGATCGTCTCGGAGCCAACGTTCAATTGCGCCAGCGGATTCGGATCGTGTCAGCGCTCTACGGCTTGCTCCACGCCGACTCACCGATCATGCCCTACGACCGCCGCCTGACTGATTCTGCCGACGCCGATGTCCTGCGCCAGCGCGTAGCTCCGAATCTCGCGGGTGAGTTGGCTGCCGTGACGCACGTGTTGGCGGTCGTCGAACCCCTGTACCTGCTCGCCCTGGAGCCGGTGGTGCGCCGCCTCGACGCGATCCGTCTGTATTGGATCTCCGCCCCGCGGGATTGGCATCGCGCCGCTGCAGTCCTCGACACCTGGGGGTGGACATGAACGTCTCGCTCACCAAGACCTTGGCACACCGCGGAAATGACCACGCGGGCCACACACGAAACTTCGAGCGGACGACGGGGATTGCCTGGCATGCCCCCGTTCCGTCCGGCTGGGTCGGCGGTCGGCGCCTGTCGGTGGTCCTACCCGCACACAACGTCGGTTACTGCCTGACGATGGTGCTCGACGCGTTGGAGGCACAGACCTACGGGCGCCGCTTCGAGGTGATCGTCGTCGACGACGCCTCAACAGACGCCACCGCGAAGATCATCGCAACGCATCCGGCCGTCACAACAGGACTGCGGCTTCCCACCCGGCACGGTGCGGCCACCGCCCGCAACCTGGGCACCTACATCGCCCAAGGCGAGACCGTGCTCTACGTCGACGCCGACATGCTCCTGCCGCCCACGACCGTGGCCGACCTGGCGGCGCGTGCCACCGACCACGCCGTGCTGACCGGATTCCGGCACAACCTGCCGCACGGCGCTGCCTGGCCCGACGCCGGCCCCGATCTCACCGCCGACCACCGAGTCACCTGGCGACCACCGGTGAACACCTCCTTGCTCTACAGCGGCATCACCCTGCGAGAACCCGTCGATGGCCGGCCACTGGAGCACACCCGCGACTTTCGCGACCTCGGCCACGGGCGGGCGTACTACGACTGGGATCTGCAGCGCATGGTCGTCACCGCGCTGCTGGCCGTACCCCGCGCCGCGGTCCTGGACGTCGGCGGATTCGACGCCGAGTTCGGGCGCATCGGCTGGGGTATGGAGGACACCTATCTCGGCGCCTGCCTCATCGCCGCCGGGCTCCTGGTGATTCCCCTGCGCCAAGCGGTCGGATTCCATCTCGATCCACCCGACGCGGCCGAGCAATGGCAGCACAAGCTCGGCACCTGGCCAGCCACCCTTGCACGCTACCGAGCCCTGCTCGGCGAACCCGCCCGCTCCGGACGACGCGCCGCGCTCACCGCCTCGATGAACTCCCTGTTGCACTCCTGCGAGGTCTTGCGATGACAACCGTTCACCACACCGCGATCACCACCACGACGAACCGAGTCTTCGCCACGGGCGCGTGCGACCAAACCCGATACGTCCACGACCCCCTGACCGGGCTGACACACCGCGCCGAGGGCTTGATCGCCCTCGGGCGAACCCGCCTGCCCGGCAGTTCGGTAGCGAGCTGGCCCACCCTCCATCCCGGCGAGCTGGATCGCGAGGTGCCTGTCAGCGTGTGCTGGTCTCCGCTGGTGCGCTGCAACCTCGCCTGCCCTCATTGTCTGGACGACAAGGCCGTGCCTGAACTCGCCCGAAAGGATCGCCAGCGGATCGCCGCCTTGCTCGGCGAGTCCGGGGTCTTGGCCGTGGACATTTCCGGAGGCGAGCCCTTGCTGCTGCGGGATCTCGGCGAACTTGCGGCCACGCTGACCAGCTCCGGGTGCGTGGTCAGCGTGACGACCAACGGATGGCACTTGCAGCGGCGCGCCGAAGCACTGGCCGGGCAGGTCGATGCCGTGCGGGTCAGCCTCGACGGTCCAGACGCGGAATCCCATGACCACTGGCGCGGATCGGGGAGTTTCCGCCGCGCCGTGGCTGGCGCTCGCGCCGCCGTCGCCCACGCCATACCCACCCAACTGCAAACGGTCCTGATGACCTCCACCCAAGGGACTGCGCAGCGCATGGTTGACCTCGCAGAGGAACTGGGCGTGCACGGCGTGACCTTCCTGCAGATGCTGCCCATCGGGGAGGGCGCCGCGCTGGCCGACGCGGAACTGCTCACCGACGAACAGGCCCGCGCCACCGTTGCCGAACTCGACATTCCCGATGCCGTCACTGTCCGACTGCGCACCCGCGACGACGCAGGAGGCTTCACGGTCATCCGGGCCGACGGGCGCGTGTGGCGCAACGACTCCGTGGCCGAAGGCATCACCACCCTGCATTCCTTGACCAATCCGTCCGACCTGGCGCTGACCGGGAGGGATGGTTCGGCATGAGCACCAGCATCGCCTCGTCCGCGCCGGGCCGCGTCTTCGAGCACCACCGCCTGTGGCAGCTGCACACCTCCGTGATGCTGCAGGCGTGCCGCCTGCTGGCCACCGCAGCCGTCCAGCTCACGACCCGCGAGCACCTGGACGCAGTCAGCGCGGTGATCGGTATCGCGCACGGAGGCACCACTCCTGCACGCCACATCGCCGCACGCCTGGGCTTGCAGACGCACACCGTCCGAGCCAGCCACAACACCACCGACGCGCCGTACAGCCCGGCGACCGGAACTGTGACCTGCGATCTCAACTCCTGGCAGCCCAGCGCGCCCACCCGGCTCGCGGGAACCGTGCTGGTGGTCGACGACATCTGCGGCTCCGGCGCCACCTTCACCGCAGTCCTCGATGTGCTCCGGCCCTTCGCCGAGCCCGACACCCGGTTCCTCACCTGCGCCCTGTGCCGCAACCGCGGCGCGTACACGCCGCCCGATCTCTACTGCTGGGACGTCGCTGACTGGGTTGTCTTCCCCTGGGAGGACGTTCCCGCCGGTCAACCGACGACGCCGCTCCCATACCCGAATCAGGTGATCATTCGTGACTGAAACACCCGAACAGCTACCGCTGACGGTGGCGTTCGTGCTCGCCTCGTACACAGTCGACGCGCCGGCCGGCATGGAACGCGCCACCGCCGCACTGGCCAGCGGCTTGCGCCAGCTCGGCCACCGCGCAGTCATCCTCACCGCAGCCGAGCAACCAGAACCCGACCCCGACGTCATCCGGCTGCGCACCCTCGCCGCGTCGTTCCCGTGCGACGACGACACGCTGCGCCGAGCCATTCACGAGGCAGGTGACCGGCTGCACCGCGAGATCGTCGCCACGTTCGACGCGGTCGGCGTCGACGTCGCCGTGTACGTCGACGCCCTGTGGGGGCTGGGGCGGGTGGCCGTCCAGCATCGGGCGCGGTCGGTCCTCGCCACACACGTCATCGGGCACGACGAGGACCTGGCCGTGGCCTTAGCCAGCGTCGAGCACGTCGTCGCCCCGTCGAGCACGGTGCTCGACCAGGCTCACGAGCAGGGCTACGACACCGATGGTTGGTCCGTGATTCCCAACGGCATGTTGCACGAGCATCCGCGCCCGGACGAAGCAGCTCGGGAGACGCTGCGCAGGCGAGCCCCGATCCGCGTACTCGGTCGTCTCGGGCCGGAGAAGAACATCCCGGCCCTGGTCAATGAGGCGCGGTTGCTCGAACGCCCGGCAGAAGTCGTAGTCGCTGACGCCGGGTTCGAGACCGCACCCGGCGCCCAAGGCGGCGAGTGGTCCCGCTGCAGGCATGCCGCAGCCCACAGCTCCTGGGTGCACCTGCGGTCAGGCGGGATCAGCTGGGCGGATGTGCCCGGCTGGCTTGCCGAGGCAGCCGTGGTGATCGTGCCCTCCCTGCGGGAGTCCTTCGGCCTCGTCGCACTGGAAGCCATGTCCGTGGGAACGCCCGTGGTCTGCTTCGACGTCGACCACCTGCCCTCCCTTGTCGGTGCTGGCCCCGAGGCCGGCGGCGTGGTTGTCCCCAGGTCACATGGTGAACACGCGCTCTGGAAGGCTGCCGAGGAGGTGCTGGGTGATCCGGTACGCTACCGGCACCTGTCCAGGGCTGCGTACTACCGATCGCGGGACTTCCGGCCCACCACAGTCGCCGAGTGGTTCGTGAAGGCGGTGCGGTGATGCCTGCTCAAGTCCCGTTGTTGCTGGTCGACGGCCACAACCTGCTCTGGAGGGCAGCCTTCGGGTTTCCTGCCGAGATCCGTTCGCGGGACAAGACCCGTGATCTCACCGCCCCTTTCGGCTTCTTCGCCCTGCTGCGGGTCGCGATCCG
It contains:
- a CDS encoding radical SAM protein, which encodes MTTVHHTAITTTTNRVFATGACDQTRYVHDPLTGLTHRAEGLIALGRTRLPGSSVASWPTLHPGELDREVPVSVCWSPLVRCNLACPHCLDDKAVPELARKDRQRIAALLGESGVLAVDISGGEPLLLRDLGELAATLTSSGCVVSVTTNGWHLQRRAEALAGQVDAVRVSLDGPDAESHDHWRGSGSFRRAVAGARAAVAHAIPTQLQTVLMTSTQGTAQRMVDLAEELGVHGVTFLQMLPIGEGAALADAELLTDEQARATVAELDIPDAVTVRLRTRDDAGGFTVIRADGRVWRNDSVAEGITTLHSLTNPSDLALTGRDGSA
- a CDS encoding DUF6884 domain-containing protein encodes the protein MTTPVPAEHGLIVAGCSRRKKSTPAPIPALDLYEGGCIPGLRDRLGANVQLRQRIRIVSALYGLLHADSPIMPYDRRLTDSADADVLRQRVAPNLAGELAAVTHVLAVVEPLYLLALEPVVRRLDAIRLYWISAPRDWHRAAAVLDTWGWT
- a CDS encoding phosphoribosyltransferase; its protein translation is MSTSIASSAPGRVFEHHRLWQLHTSVMLQACRLLATAAVQLTTREHLDAVSAVIGIAHGGTTPARHIAARLGLQTHTVRASHNTTDAPYSPATGTVTCDLNSWQPSAPTRLAGTVLVVDDICGSGATFTAVLDVLRPFAEPDTRFLTCALCRNRGAYTPPDLYCWDVADWVVFPWEDVPAGQPTTPLPYPNQVIIRD
- the queC gene encoding 7-cyano-7-deazaguanine synthase QueC, producing MSARIDTASSHSHHIETAALSGKPGIHRHPRHAVVIASGGLDSTVLAYWLHARGTQLTLLSFDYGQRHRVELRYAAAVASALETRHEVVDLSALGRVLGGSALTDSGVGVPDGHYTDETMRATVVPNRNAIMLDIAVAMAVVTKADAVAFGAHAGDHPIYPDCRESFTTSFARTAHVANEGFLPSDFQLVVPFLANSKTDIVRLGAALGVPFEQTWSCYRGGAQHCGTCGTCTERREAFRDAGVTDPTTYAVRDA
- a CDS encoding SUMF1/EgtB/PvdO family nonheme iron enzyme — translated: MSLDWIEIPGGTCLFGDQARPITVPTLLWTRTPITQAQLGDVPREHRPATHIDQSTADRVSCQLGGRLPRSVEWEWMASGAERRVWPWGNAPWGPKLANLRDSGYEDTTDVAAHPEGATPDGMLDVAGNVWEWTASSTMGDGFVIRGGSYASPPLYARCTFLNSAPAELRSPGIGFRVVREP
- a CDS encoding reverse transcriptase domain-containing protein, encoding MPTAIPTVVDRLIHRAVRNAVEPVLEARAFACWVSGYRPRRNRNTALRQAAGFLSDGYRCVADIDAARVSEGVGVDEAVDWFAECVHDGTFLRLLRTVLAGLPSPVVPGSGLAPLLINLRLSQVDRRLSGLRVVRFADNYCAFTETVADAEEAFRCISDAMAAVRLEPNAAKSRVRRQANAEDLFLIDG
- a CDS encoding helix-turn-helix transcriptional regulator, coding for MPGKRDRLARQRHAIGLTQEQLAAVLGVERSTIYRWESGEVAPRPDLQPKLARALSVTPAELANLLVIDDNPSPVPATTRGIGTSDTFRSQQPLTEVTTPRRAHNYRGRIDIGNGPRDFLASTVVETPLPTRLGWTEVEHVRATTRAVAMSENLFGGGLSCEAAAAQLRWSGQLLDVQAPNQVHRCVAEAVGNLASVVAFSAFDIANYAAADRCFQFALWCADEAGSWALRANTLAEMARKAAYLGDLDDALELIEFAQVRADRLTATARAMLTTIRARLLALTGRHAEAQADVDRADAHFTDHDPDADPPWLCYYDAAEHQGSTGKALIPIAQARGNPELAAGRLTTAVELQAADYPRSRTFSRVRLASLMMSTGYPREAVPIGRQAVIDTAALRSKRLMTELHGLARSATPHVQFSDVAELRHDIATLGRPST
- a CDS encoding aminoglycoside phosphotransferase family protein, giving the protein MTAPLETADNVLATAAQLAGLDATNAVMIRDGSNVMYQLPGRVVARIGPEHTHDNAARQVEVARWLTDSDLAVVRALDGVQQPTVVGSRPVTWWEQLPEHRPATTAELGAVLRSLHALSPPTHPKLPRFDPFAGIDERVAAAQHLPGDDRDWLVRRVEELREQLGNLGIDQSDSVVHGDAWQGNVAVPETGTPVLLDLEHVARGHPDWDLIPIAVDHVDFARLSSTDYHDFVAAYGGHDVTTSSAFRVFADIQELRWVVFVLGKAANSAHAARETRHRIACLRGEIPRPWTWTAF
- a CDS encoding glycosyltransferase family 4 protein — protein: MTETPEQLPLTVAFVLASYTVDAPAGMERATAALASGLRQLGHRAVILTAAEQPEPDPDVIRLRTLAASFPCDDDTLRRAIHEAGDRLHREIVATFDAVGVDVAVYVDALWGLGRVAVQHRARSVLATHVIGHDEDLAVALASVEHVVAPSSTVLDQAHEQGYDTDGWSVIPNGMLHEHPRPDEAARETLRRRAPIRVLGRLGPEKNIPALVNEARLLERPAEVVVADAGFETAPGAQGGEWSRCRHAAAHSSWVHLRSGGISWADVPGWLAEAAVVIVPSLRESFGLVALEAMSVGTPVVCFDVDHLPSLVGAGPEAGGVVVPRSHGEHALWKAAEEVLGDPVRYRHLSRAAYYRSRDFRPTTVAEWFVKAVR
- a CDS encoding glycosyltransferase family 2 protein — its product is MNVSLTKTLAHRGNDHAGHTRNFERTTGIAWHAPVPSGWVGGRRLSVVLPAHNVGYCLTMVLDALEAQTYGRRFEVIVVDDASTDATAKIIATHPAVTTGLRLPTRHGAATARNLGTYIAQGETVLYVDADMLLPPTTVADLAARATDHAVLTGFRHNLPHGAAWPDAGPDLTADHRVTWRPPVNTSLLYSGITLREPVDGRPLEHTRDFRDLGHGRAYYDWDLQRMVVTALLAVPRAAVLDVGGFDAEFGRIGWGMEDTYLGACLIAAGLLVIPLRQAVGFHLDPPDAAEQWQHKLGTWPATLARYRALLGEPARSGRRAALTASMNSLLHSCEVLR